In one Candidatus Thermokryptus mobilis genomic region, the following are encoded:
- a CDS encoding ligand-binding sensor domain-containing protein gives MIKSLKKYLNLFNFILLYSLVASKLFSQTQEWIVYNTSNSGLPNNFILSITLDGQGNTWIGTYGGGLVKFDGANWTVYNDSNSGLPDNYVRPITIDGQGNKWIGTYDGGLVKFDGVNWTVYNTSNSGLPNNRVFAVAIDKQGNKWIGTQGGGVAKLDSMG, from the coding sequence ATGATAAAGTCACTAAAGAAATACTTAAATCTTTTCAATTTTATTTTATTGTATTCTTTGGTTGCAAGTAAATTGTTTTCCCAAACTCAAGAATGGATTGTGTATAATACTTCAAATTCTGGCTTGCCTAATAACTTTATTTTGTCAATAACCTTAGATGGACAAGGCAATACATGGATTGGGACTTATGGTGGAGGGCTTGTAAAGTTTGACGGTGCAAATTGGACTGTTTATAACGACTCCAATTCTGGTTTACCTGATAACTATGTCAGACCAATAACCATAGACGGACAGGGTAACAAATGGATTGGGACCTATGATGGAGGGCTTGTAAAGTTTGATGGGGTAAATTGGACTGTTTATAACACTTCAAATTCTGGTTTGCCTAATAACCGTGTCTTTGCAGTAGCTATTGATAAACAGGGAAACAAATGGATTGGAACACAGGGTGGGGGTGTTGCAAAGTTGGATAGTATGGGC
- a CDS encoding two-component regulator propeller domain-containing protein has translation WTIYNASNSGLPSNYINAIAIDGQDNLWIGTEEGLAKFDGVNWTVYNSSNSGLPSKYVNAIAFDKEGNKWIGTNNGLAKFDGVNWTVYKTYNSGLPDNSVKTIVIDISGNKWIGTWGYGLAVYREGGVIIKVEDEKTKFPEKYVLYQNYPNPFNPNTKIEFELPEKANIKLTINDILGREIEKLVDKEYNSGKYQVEFNGSNLPGGVYFYRLEAGKFVSVKKMILLK, from the coding sequence TGGACTATTTATAACGCTTCAAATTCTGGTTTGCCTTCAAATTATATCAACGCAATCGCCATAGATGGACAGGATAATTTATGGATTGGGACAGAGGAAGGGCTTGCAAAATTTGATGGTGTGAACTGGACTGTTTATAACTCTTCAAACTCTGGTTTGCCATCTAAATATGTTAATGCAATTGCCTTTGATAAAGAAGGTAATAAATGGATTGGTACAAATAACGGACTTGCAAAGTTTGATGGTGTGAATTGGACGGTTTATAAGACTTATAATTCTGGATTACCTGATAATTCAGTTAAGACAATTGTGATAGATATCTCTGGTAACAAATGGATTGGTACTTGGGGATATGGACTTGCAGTTTATCGTGAGGGTGGAGTGATAATTAAAGTCGAAGATGAAAAAACAAAATTTCCTGAAAAGTACGTGCTATATCAAAACTATCCTAATCCATTTAATCCAAATACAAAAATTGAATTTGAGTTACCAGAAAAGGCGAATATAAAATTGACAATAAATGATATACTTGGTCGAGAGATAGAAAAACTTGTTGATAAGGAATATAACTCAGGAAAATATCAAGTAGAGTTTAATGGAAGTAATTTACCAGGTGGAGTTTACTTTTATAGATTAGAGGCAGGAAAATTCGTGAGTGTGAAGAAAATGATATTATTGAAGTAA
- a CDS encoding ligand-binding sensor domain-containing protein — protein sequence MKKITKKIKLYALISLFLTLNGFLFAQSQDWIVYTNSKLINCLAKEGNYLWIGTNGGGLVKLNRTTGEFIIYDKLNSGLPNNFIYSIVIDNQGNKWIGTNGNGLIKFDGANWIVYNMYNSGLPDNYVRTITIDGQGNKWIGTYGRGLVKFDDVNWTVYNSSNSGLPDNDVMTIALDFMGNKWIGTEGGGLAIFNDVSWTVYNTSNSNLPSNLVYKITIDNFKNKWIGTLGGGLAKLDSSNNWTIYKTSNSGLPDNSIYDIILDEQGNKWIGTDYGGLVKFDGINWNVYNKSNSGLPNNSVRAIIIDEQDIKWIGTYGGELTKFDGINWNIFNISKSGIPDLFIREITIDETGNIWIGTQNSGVAKFDGINWVNYNISNSGLPKNRINVIFIDGDGSKWIGTDGGGLAKFDGTNWTIYKTTNSGLPNNSVTAIVSDNLGSKWIGTFGGGLAKFDGQNWITYNTSNSGLPSNYIRTIAIDNNGIIWVGTELGGLVKFDGSNWVVYNVSNSYLPDNDVSAIVIENYDTLWVATIGGGVAKIKVLPQDSLLWTVYNPSNSGLPNYFVYDIKIDKDHNLWFATHGGGIAKLVDSIWFVFKTSNSGLPIDYVNKLFIDGKNNKWIGTF from the coding sequence ATGAAAAAAATAACAAAGAAAATCAAACTTTATGCTTTAATTTCGCTCTTTTTAACCTTGAATGGTTTTTTATTTGCACAATCGCAAGATTGGATCGTTTATACTAATAGTAAACTGATTAACTGTCTTGCTAAAGAAGGAAATTATCTCTGGATTGGTACAAATGGAGGTGGACTTGTTAAGTTAAATAGAACAACGGGTGAATTTATTATCTATGATAAATTAAATTCTGGATTACCAAACAATTTCATTTATTCTATTGTAATTGATAATCAAGGTAATAAATGGATTGGAACAAATGGTAATGGGCTTATAAAATTTGATGGCGCAAATTGGATTGTCTATAATATGTATAATTCTGGATTACCCGATAATTATGTGCGAACAATAACTATTGATGGACAGGGAAATAAATGGATTGGTACATATGGTCGTGGTCTTGTCAAATTTGATGATGTAAATTGGACAGTTTATAATTCATCTAATTCTGGTTTACCTGATAATGATGTTATGACAATAGCTTTGGACTTTATGGGAAATAAATGGATTGGAACTGAAGGGGGTGGACTTGCAATTTTTAATGATGTAAGTTGGACAGTTTATAACACTTCTAATTCTAATCTCCCATCAAACTTAGTTTATAAGATAACAATCGATAATTTTAAGAATAAATGGATTGGGACATTAGGTGGTGGACTTGCAAAACTGGATAGTTCAAATAATTGGACCATTTATAAAACTTCGAATTCTGGTTTACCTGATAATTCAATTTACGATATAATTTTGGACGAGCAAGGAAACAAATGGATCGGTACTGATTATGGAGGGCTTGTAAAATTCGATGGAATAAATTGGAATGTCTACAATAAATCAAATTCTGGCTTGCCGAATAATAGTGTAAGAGCAATAATTATAGATGAACAGGATATCAAGTGGATTGGTACATACGGTGGAGAATTAACTAAGTTTGATGGAATTAATTGGAACATATTCAATATTTCAAAATCCGGTATACCAGATCTATTCATTCGTGAAATTACCATTGATGAAACTGGAAATATTTGGATAGGTACACAAAATAGTGGAGTTGCAAAGTTCGATGGAATCAATTGGGTAAATTACAATATTTCAAATTCAGGTTTACCTAAAAACAGAATAAATGTGATCTTTATTGATGGGGATGGAAGTAAATGGATAGGTACTGATGGGGGTGGACTTGCTAAGTTTGACGGTACAAATTGGACTATTTATAAAACTACTAATTCAGGTCTACCTAATAACAGCGTCACTGCTATTGTTTCGGATAACCTGGGTAGCAAGTGGATTGGAACTTTTGGTGGTGGACTTGCAAAATTTGACGGGCAAAATTGGATTACTTATAACACTTCCAATTCAGGATTACCATCTAATTATATTCGAACAATTGCTATTGATAATAATGGAATTATATGGGTTGGAACTGAATTGGGTGGACTTGTTAAGTTTGATGGGTCTAATTGGGTTGTTTATAATGTATCTAATTCTTACTTACCAGACAATGATGTTTCAGCGATAGTTATTGAAAATTATGATACATTATGGGTTGCTACTATAGGTGGAGGTGTCGCCAAAATTAAAGTTTTACCTCAAGATAGTTTGTTATGGACAGTATATAATCCTTCAAATTCAGGTTTACCAAATTATTTTGTATATGATATTAAAATTGATAAGGATCATAATTTATGGTTTGCTACACACGGTGGTGGTATTGCAAAGTTGGTAGATTCTATTTGGTTTGTCTTTAAAACATCAAATTCAGGTTTGCCTATTGATTATGTTAATAAATTATTCATTGACGGTAAAAATAATAAGTGGATCGGTACCTTT